TGGCGGCGCAAAGAATGCGCATGAATACCATTGCTAGTAATATTGCCAACATCAATACAACCCAGACTCCTGAAGGCGGCCCGTACCGTCGTAAAGACGTGGTTTTTGAGGCCATGCCTGACGCCAAGAACTTTGGCGAGATTATTACACAAGGCGATCCAGCTAGCGGCTTTCAACGCGTCCAGGTGACTGACGTACTGTCTGATCGTAAAGCGCCGTTGCTTAAGTATGAGCCGGATCATCCAGATGCAAATCCAGATGGTTATGTAGCCTACCCAAATATCAACCTTATGGAAGAGATGACCAATATGATACAGGCATCGCGTTCTTATGAGGCGAATGTAACTGCGGTACAGGCGTCAAAAGATATGGCTCTATCGGCCCTAGAGATAGGTAGGTAGCGGTTTTCGTCGAGGAGTATTTTTCCTAGACTGAGTCAGTTTTTTAAGACTTTTTGGATTTGTTTGGCTACAATTTTTATATAGCGAGGAGAAGTGAAGCCATGGAAGGTTTTACTGTATCAAATGCGAATAGGTTTCTTGACACTGGACTCGTAAGAGATTCCAA
This is a stretch of genomic DNA from Bdellovibrio reynosensis. It encodes these proteins:
- the flgC gene encoding flagellar basal body rod protein FlgC yields the protein MADFLTGMRISSSGMAAQRMRMNTIASNIANINTTQTPEGGPYRRKDVVFEAMPDAKNFGEIITQGDPASGFQRVQVTDVLSDRKAPLLKYEPDHPDANPDGYVAYPNINLMEEMTNMIQASRSYEANVTAVQASKDMALSALEIGR